One segment of Leucoraja erinacea ecotype New England chromosome 7, Leri_hhj_1, whole genome shotgun sequence DNA contains the following:
- the LOC129698933 gene encoding pituitary tumor-transforming gene 1 protein-interacting protein-like codes for MAPRIWLLGITGILCAISLGTWGASDPVPSCNATTNTNCAECLRNVSCLWCNTKNKCYHYPVRKILPPKSLCPLSDARWGVCWVNFEALIIAMSVAGGIIILSICVCCCCCCCRKKKNRQHDVADQKMEREKEQRKMRQEERKSEMKGRHDEIRKKYGLFNEQNSYTKFENK; via the exons ATGGCACCAAGAATTTGGTTGCTGGGAATTACAGGAATTCTTTGTGCAATAAGCCTTGGAACCTGGGGAGCATCGGATCCTGTTCCCA GTTGCAATGCCACTACCAACACAAATTGTGCAGAATGCTTGAGGAATGTTTCG TGTTTATGGTGCAATACCAAAAATAAATGTTATCATTACCCTGTGAGAAAGATCCTGCCGCCGAAATCTCTATGTCCACTGTCTGATGCACGATGGGGAGTCTGCTGGG TGAACTTTGAAGCTTTGATCATTGCCATGTCCGTAGCTGGGGGCATTATAATCTTGTCCATATGtgtctgctgttgctgctgttgctgcaggAAGAAAAAGAACAGACA GCATGATGTTGCAGATCAAAAaatggaaagagaaaaagaaCAGAGGAAAATGCGGCAAGAAGAAAG GAAAAGCGAAATGAAAGGCCGGCATGACGAGATCAGGAAGAAATATG GTCTCTTCAATGAACAAAATTCTTACACCAAATTTGAAAATAAGTAA